Within Desulfurobacterium thermolithotrophum DSM 11699, the genomic segment GATAAAGAAACACGCTTACGAAATACTTGGAAGAGCGGAAGTTAAACAACTTATTGATAACCTTAGTAAAAAATATCCTATTGTAAAAGAAATCATTCCTGAACAAGTATCTCTAGGAACTTTAACGAAGGTTCTTCAGAATTTACTAAGAGAAGGGATACCGGTCAGAGATCTTTTAAGTATTATAGAATCGGTTTCTGATAACATTGATAAAACAAGAGATCCTGAAATTTTAACGGAGTTCGCAAGGCAATCTCTATCAAGACTTATTTCTAATCTTTATTCTAAAGACGGTATTTTAACTGCCATTTCTCTAGATCCAGAAACAGAAAATTACATTCTCAAGAAAGTTAAAGAAAATGATGGTTATCTACCTCCTTTAGATCCTGTTTTTGTGCAAAATTTAGTAAAGAGTATAAGTGGAACTCTTGAAAAGTTTATAATTAATCAAGTAACTCCTGTTTTACTTGCCTCACCAGCTGTAAGAAGATTTATAAAGAGAATTATTGAACCTTATTTACCGAGTATAGCAGTTCTTTCTTACTCTGAGATAGAAGCTGGGCTTAAGGTTAATCTTATAGGGACGGTAAAGGGCTGATGGAAGTGAAAGTTTATGAAGGAAACAGCTTAGATTCTTTAGTAGAACAAGCAAAAAGAGAACTTGGAGAAGAAATAGATATTCTTTATTACGAAGTAGAAAAAGAAAGGAGCTTTCTTCCTTTTTTTAGGAAAAAGAAGTATAAACTTTTTGTTGTACCAAAAGAAAAAAGAGAAAATAATGAAATTGAAAAATTAGAAGAAGAGTTAAACGAAGTAAGGGAGCTCTTAACGAACATAAAGTCTTCATTAGAAGAAAATAAGCTAGCTAATTCTTCTTTACCTATTCCAGAACATATAGATTCTACCTCCAGTTGTGAAGAAAATCTAACAACAGAATTTACTGGAGATGCTCTTGAGCTTATAAAAGTTTTAATTCAAAAAGGCGTTAAAAAGAATATCGCTGAGGAATTAGTTAAAGAGGCTTGTGGACTTGATATAGAAACTGAAAAATTAGACCTTAGCACCCCTACTCTTAAGGGAGCTCTAATAAAAGGAATAGAAAAACACATTGAATTTAGAGGAGAATTTTCTATAAAGCCAGGAGAAAAAAATATAATTGCTTTTGTAGGACCTACAGGAGTTGGAAAAACTACTAATCTATTTAAAATAGCCTCACGATTTGTCATAGAAAAAGATTTAAAAGTAGGAGTAATAACAACTGATACTTTCAAAGTAGGAGCTGTTCAACAAGCTAGAACTTATGCTTCTATTTTAAATATACCATTTTTTGTCGTAACAGATTCAAAAAAGTTAAAAGAAACTGTTTCTAAAATGGAAAATCTAGACGTAATTTTTATAGATACTGTAGGAAGGAGTCACTACGATTATTGGAGATTAGGAGAAATAAAAGCTATTCTTTCAGCTATTAATCTAAATGTAACTCTTTTAATTAGCTGTAACTATAAAACATCAGAAGCTGTAGAAATTGTTAATAGATATAGAACTTTTTTCCCAATAGATTCCATATTTTTTACAAAGATAGATGAAACATCTTTTCCCGGTATTTTGATAAATATTCCTGTGTTAACAGGACTTCCAGTATCCTATATTAGTACTGGTCAACGTGTTCCAGAAGATGTAAAACTGTTAACAACAGAAACTATTGCTGATTACATATTAGGGAAGTAAATGGCTAATCAAATAGAAAATCTTGTCAAACTGGTAAAAGATAAAAGTACTTCTTCTATAGACTCTAAATGTAAAGTTCTTTCATTTGTTAGTGGAAAAGGCGGTGTTGGAAAAACCAATATTTCAGTTTCTTTGGCTTACATACTGTCTAATATTTTCTTCAAAAAAGTACTTTTGTTAGATGGTGATATCGGTCTTGGAAATATTCATATTCTATTAGGATTACAACCGGAAAAAAACCTTAAAAAGGTCTTAACGGGAGAACCACTCAAGAATATCATCCAAAGAAGTTATAACTTTGATGTTATACTTGGATTCTCAGGAATTGACACGATTGATGATCTTGAATCCATTAATACAGCAAACCTTTTCTTACAATTAGATGAAATCATAGGTAATTATGATTACATTCTTATAGACAATTCAGCAGGATTAAATAGAAACACTTTAGGCTTTTCCAGAGTGTCAACGACAACTTATGTAATTACTACACCTGAACCTACAGCACTCACTGATGCTTATGCCTTTATAAAATCAACTTACAAGCTTTATGGATATAAAAATTTTAAGATAATTGTAAATATGTGTCGTTCCCAATCTGAAGGTTACGAAACTTTTAATAGACTACAATTTTCATGCAAAAACTTTCTTGGAATTTCAATCAAACTTGCAGGAATAGTTCCTGCTTCAAAGAATATTAAAAAGTCTTTAATAAAGAAGAAATTAATAGTCAAAGATTATCCTACTGACCCATTTTCTCTCGAACTAAAAAAAATTGCACAGCTTGAGACAGGAGAAACGCTTCCTCCTCAAAAAGAAAGCTTTATATCTAAACTCCTTAGAGCATTCAAGGAAGGGAGATAAATGTATACAAAATCAAGAAAAGAACTTATTATTGAGAATCTTCCTCTTGTTAAAAAGATTGCAAATAAGATATACCGAAGACTTCCAGAAAATGCAGTAGAATTTGAAGAGCTTGTAAATACGGGAGTAATAGGTCTCATAAAGGCTTTAGATAATTATGACAAAACAAAAGCTAAATTTTCTACATATGCCTATATAAAGATCCGCGGAGAAATATTAGACTATCTCAGAAAATTAGATTTTCTTTCTCGAAGTGCTAGAGAGAGAATAAAAAATACGGAATATTATCAGGACTTAAAGGAAGAAATTATCTCTTTTGTAAGTTTAGAAGAAAATATCTTTATATCTTCAGATAAAGTAAAAATAAGAGACATTCTCTCTTCAGACAGTAAAACTCCTGAAGAAGAAGTTATCCTAAAAGAAGCTAAAGAGAGATTAGCAAATGCCTTAAAACGTCTTTCAGAAAAAGAACAACTTATTCTTCAGTTAATATTTGTTGAAGAACTTGACCTTAAAAGTATCTCAGAAATCATTGGTATATCTATTTCTCGCGTTTCACAAATAAAAGGAGCTGCAATAAAAAAGCTTAGTAAGTATCTGAAAGATTCTGTATAATATTATATTGATATTAATTTTGTTTGAGGGAGTTATGACTCTTTTTGATCTATTACCTGTTTTAAATCTCTCAAAGGCAAATCTTAAAGAGAAAAAAAATATTGAGAAAAATAAGAAGGTTACCATAAAGTTTGAGAGTGTTATTAATGCTTTCTTGATGAAAGAACCTAAAGAGTATGTTTTACAAAACCTTAAAGAAAAGAGTCTCAAACCCCTCAAGGGAAAATTTTACTCTCCAGGAAGATTTCAAAATAAAAGTAGAAAACAAGGAACCGATGAAAATGTTCCTCAAAATAAGTTACATGAAAAAGAATTAATAGACAATAAAATACAAAACTTTTTCACTATTTCTAAATATAAAAAGGATCAAATTCAAAAAGAGAAAGATTACACATATATCTCTTTAGAAGATTCAACTATGATTATAATAAATAAATGTTACTTACAAACCTTAAATTCAAAGAATGTAAGTAGTACGATTATAAAATCTCCAACACTTGAAAACTCTATAATAAATCAAGAGGTAGTGTATATTCCTGACTTATCTAAAAAATCATTTAAGCAAAGGGAAAAATTTTTTCTTACCTTAAAAAGGACTTCTAGAGAAAAAAATCTTAGTAAAAAAAATAAAACAGATTTTCTATTAGACCTAGATAAAAAGAAAGTCTCTATCACTAACACTAAAAATAATCAAGAAATAAACTTTTTAAATAAAAAATCAAATAATATAAAAAAGCTAAAAAAGGAGGAAGTTCCTATTTTAAAAGAAGTTCCTATTTCAAAACCAGATTCTCTTTCTACTAGAAAAGAAAATAAATACTTTTTCAAATATGAAAAATATATTGATTATACTAAAACAAAAAACTTACATTCGGAAATTTTAATTAAGGATTTTAACTCTAGATCTAAGTCAGTAGTTTTACGTTTAGAAAGTCATGTTAATAATATTTCAAAAAATTCTTTACAAAACTTTTCAGAAAAGAGTAAAAAATTTGAAATTTATTATAAAAATATAACTAGAAGAAAAGAATCTTTCCCCAAAATTTTTAAAAAATTATCAATATTGAATAATAAACTTTTAACAAAAGAAAAGGAAAAAGAAATTGAAAGTTCTATTAAAATAAACAATAGTGGTACTGAACTGTTTCATATTCTAAATAAGGATAATAGAGAATCAAAAAGAGAAGATCTTTCTTTTCAAAATTTCTCTCTTCAAGACGATTCACATATAGATAAGAAACAAACCATAAAGCATTCTACTACTCACTTTATACCTTCTTCTTCAACAGAAAACGAAAGTTCAATGGATAGGAATCAAGCAGAACAAGAAAACTTCAGTAAATTTTATTCTGAGAATAATCAGAATTTCCTTAAAGACATTAATTCACAATTCCGATTAACATTAAGAGACTTTTCTTTAAATGCTAATTTACATAAAAATACTATTAATATTAGTTTGAATTTTCTAAATGATCTAAATATTGATTCTTCTTTTATAGAGGAAATCCAAAATATTATTAAATCATCTGGACTAAATCCAGGAAAAATTAAGCTTAAAGTGAAAGGAAAATTTGTTTATGAAGGAAGAAATGAAAAAACTTCAGCTCTGGATGTAAGAGTCTAACTATGAAGTTTTTAAACATTTTTATCAGTTTGTTGATTATATTAGATTTTTCAACATCTTTAGGATACGATTATAAAACGGAAAAAGAATCAAAACTGTACGAAAAAGGCGTAAAACAACTTGAGATAGGTTCTTATTCTACAGCTCTGGAATACTTTCTAAGACTTTTAAATCCTCAATCAAAGTACTACGAAAAAACGCTTTTAATGCTTTCAAAAACTTACTATGGAATAGGAAAAAAAACAGGAGAAAAAAAATATCTCTGGCAAGCACTTAACTATCTTCAACTTTATTTTATTGCTAAAAAGGACTTACCATGGGATTATTATTTTATGAAAGCTAAAATCTACGAAAGTCTTGGTTTTTATGAACAAGCACTTGCTATCTATAGAGTAGCTTTTCTAAAAACAGAAACAGAATCACAAAGAATAGAAACCACCATAGGTATTCTAAGAACCGCTGTTGAAATAAGAAGAATAGATATAGTTGATGAATATTATATACTCATTAGTACAGCAAAACTTTCTCCTAAACAAGAGCAAGAAGTCGAATTTGTAAAGGGATTACTACTTTTTAGTAAAGGAAAATACAAAGAAGCACTACCTCACTTCTTTAAAGTCTATAGAAAGTATGAGACGTATTTACTGGATAATCCTGAGTATTATTATCTTGTTGCAGAAAATATCTATAGAGTAGGAAATCTAGTTCTTGCAGAACAGCTTTTTAGAAGAATTATCAGTTTAACAAGAAATCAAGAGATTATAAGAAAGTCAACTATTCGCTTAGGAGATATAGAACTAAAAAAAGGAAATCTTAAATTAGCCTTAGTTTACTATTATTCGGTTATTCGAGAAGCACCTCAAAGTCAAGAGGCTATAGTAGCTAGACTTAAACTCATTCCTCTTCAAAAATATCCAGTTGTAAAATATCGCCTTTCTCTTACCAATGATTCTGCTTTCAAAGATCCAATTAAATATATAGCCAAAGTACTTGTTACATATAGAACAACTTATGTCGGTATCTATGCTCTTACAGACCTTGGATATCTAATCTTTTCTCTTAATTCTCCCTCTATCACTTTTAAGAGATTAGTTTGGGAAGTTTCATTAGTATTTCCAGAACAAGTTAAATACGAACAAAGAGAATTTTTACGTTCTCTGTGGACTCCATATCTTTTAAAACTAGAGTCGAAAAAAATGTGTGAACTTTATAGATCTAATACAAGATTTTTTAAAGAAATTTTTGACAGAGAAGTATTATTAAAAATAGCAAATGATCTTAAAAGTTGTAATATGAGGAAGTTAAGAATTGATCTTTTAAAATATATGGTAAAAAAATGGAATTCCGATTCTGATATCATTCTTATGGCTCAAGCATTATTTGAAAGTAGAGATTTTAAAGACGCTCTTAAGATATTAAAAAAAGTTAAAAATAAAAATAGATGTGACTATGAAAAGTTATATCTTAAAATATCTATGTTTATTTCTACAAATTTCTTGTTTAATGAAAAACGATTAGAAAATCTTTGTAGAAAGAACAAAAAAGATTCCTCTTTTATGGCTATAAAGATTTTCTATCTATCAAAAAACTTAAAGTTAGAAGAAGCTTATAAAATTTTCAAAGAAAATAAAATATATTTAAAAGAAAACTACAATAAAAGTGCTGTTGTTAAATTAGCAATAAACAATCTAATAGAAAAACTCATGGCCAATAATCACTATTCTCAAGTATACAATATTTCCAAAACATTGCTTTCTGAAGATTCTCCAAATTGTTATCTAGGAAGTATTACTGTTATTTCGGCTGTTAGAATTGGTAAAATCAACGATGTAAAAAAAGTTAGTGAACTTATTAGAGAATGTAAGGATAAACTTAGTGATATTGCCATTACAGTTTATGACAATGCAATTTTGGAAAAGGAGTTAACAAATGAGTGAACTCTTTGGAAAACTAAATCCTATCGCAGATATGGCTTCCTTTTTTCTTGAACGTTCAAAGATTATTCAAAGCAACATTGCAAATGCTGATACACCATTTTATAAACCGAGAGATCTTGTATTCGAAAAGGAACTGGAATCACAGTTAAAGCTTAAAAAGACAGATCCAAGACACTTCGATGTCTCTCAATCAAGAAAAAAGTTTAAAATTGTAGAATTTCAAAATGTTAATGGTTACGACATGAACAAAGTAAATGTTAATGAAGAATTAGCAAAGTTAGCAGAAAGTGCAATTATGTTTAAATCTCTTAATGAAGTACTTAAAAAAGAAATTGGGAAGCTGAAGCTTAGTATCCAGGGGAGGTAATGAATGATATTTAAGGGGCTTGAAGTTTCCTTAACTGGTATGGAAGTACAGAGAGTTCGTATAGATATTCACTCAAGTAACCTTGCTAATGCTAATTCTGTAGATGAAAATGGTAATCCCTACAGAAGAAAAATACCTATCTTTGAATCAGTACTTGAAAAAACAGCTAAAGGAGAAATCTACAGAGTAAAAGTGAAAAAAATAGTAGAAGATCCCTCTCCTTATAAATTAAAATATGACCCTTCTAATCCTCTTGCTGATAAAAATGGTTATGTAAAACTTCCTAATGTAGATCCTATTAGAGAAATGGTAGATATGATATCAGCAATGAGAACTTATGAGGCAAACCTTACTGCTTTTAATACTCATAAAGGAATGCTCCTAAATGCTATAGATATTTTAAAAGCATAAATGAGAGGGTAAAATGAAGATACAGCTCAATCCATTAACTAAAAGTATTTTAGATATTAAAGAAAAGCATAATCAGAAAGCTAATGGATTCAAAGACCTGCTGGAAAACTTCATAAAAGACGTTAACTCAGACCTAAAAGAGTCTAGAAAAGCTGAAGAAAATTTAATTTCAGGTAATGTACAAAACATAGAGGAAATAATGTATAAAATAGAAAAAGCAGACCTTTCTCTGAGACTATTAGTCGAAATAAGAAACAAAGCTCTTGAAAGCTATCAAGAAATAATGAGAATGCAGGTTTAACGGGAGCCGAAATAGGTGAACATAAAAGAAATTCAAACAAAAGTACAAGAAATTTTTAAGAAGAATGCTAACCCCAAGAATGTAATTCTTCTTCTTTCTGCTTTAACGCTTGTTTCTTTTCTTGCATTTATCGCTATAAAACAAAGTACAACAGAAGATTACGCGGTTCTTTATACACATTTAAGTCCTGATGATGCTGGTTCTATTCTTTCTGTTCTACAGGAGGAACATATTCCTTATAAAGTTGAAGGAAATGGAAGTATTATTCTTGTTCCAAAGGAAAAGGTCTATGACATAAGGCTTAAACTTGCAGCAAAAGGATTACCTCATGGGAAAGTTGTAGGTTTTGAGCTATTTGATGAACCTAAGCTAGGAATAACTCAATTTCAAGAAAATGTCGAATTCTTGCGAGCTCTTGAAGGTGAAATTGAGAGAACAATAAAAAGAATAAATGCTATTCAGGATGTAAAAGTAAATATAGCGCTCCCTAAAGACTCAATATTCGTTAGAGAATCTGAAGAACCTAAAGCTTCTATCCTTGTAAATCTTTGGCCCGGTAGAGAACTTACAAAAGAACAAGTAAAAGCTATCGTTTTTCTTGTTTCTCATGCAGTCCCTGGTTTAAAACCTGAAAATGTCACTGTTATTGATAATAGAGGAAGAGTCCTTACAGATCTTCTAAGTGGAAATGAAGATGAGACTGGGAGTTCCAAAGAATTAGAGGTAAAGAGAAAGTTAGAAAAAGAAATAGAAAGAAAAATTCAATCTATGCTTTCACAAGTTTTAGGAAGTGGAAAGGTTGTTGTTAGAGCTTCTGTAGAAATAGAAACGGGTAGGTTAGAAAAGAAGGAAGAGCTCTATGATCCCGATATGACTGCTGTTGTTAGTGAAAGAAAAATTCAAGAAAAAGAAACAGGTATAAAACCTAAGGAACAAGGAGTCCCTGGAACGACAACAAATGTTCCCCCTGTTCTAAACTTAAATCAAGGAAATGAAATTCTAAAAAAAGAAAAGAAGGATGTAACTACAAATTACGATGTCTCAAAGACTATACAAAAAACGATAACTCCTATTTTCAAAATAAAACGGATAAGTGTAGGTGTTCTTGTTGATGGAAAGTATCAAAAAGAGAAAGATAAAGCAGGAAACGAAATAATCAAGTTTGTTCCCCGCTCCCAAGAAGAAATAAAAACTTATGAAGAAATAGTAAAAAGCGCTATTGGTTATGACCCGAAGAGAGGAGATACCGTAACGGTTGCAAGTGTTCCTTTTGAAGCTAAACAATTTGTGCAGAAAGAAAAATCCCAAAAGAAATTTCCATGGATTTATATAGCTGCTGGTGGTGGTTTACTTACACTTATTCTTGTAGGAATAATTGCACTCAAGCTTTTAAAGTCTAAAAAGACAGAACCACAACAACCTGAAATTCCTGAGACTTTGATGGCAGAAATGAAAGCTCGAGCTGAACATAAAGAAGAATTAGAAGAACTTCACATAGAATCGGATCCTCTCTATATTAAGATAGTAGAAATTGCAAAAGAACATCCTGAATTGGTTGCCAATGTAATTAGTAAATGGATAAGGGAAGAAGGGATAAGTAAATGATAGATCTTGAAGATTTTTCTCCACTCTTAGAATCAGAAGAAGAAAAAAATCAAGAATCTAAAAGGTTAGCAACTGAAGAAATAGAAAAAATTTTTCAGGAAAAGTTTCTAGAAATTCAGAAAAAACATTCAGCAGAGCTTGAGTCAGCAAAGAAAAAATCATTTGAAGAAGGATTTAAAAAAGGTTTTCTAAAAGCAAAAGAAGAACTTAAAATCTCTTTTCAGGAGGAATTACAAAATTTACAATCTCAATATCAGAAAAAACTAGATTCTTTACAGCTAGACCTTAATAATTTAGAAAAGGAAATTAGTCAAAAATATAAAGAATTCTTAAAAAAAGTAGAAGAAGTTATAATTTCCTCCATCGCTGAAATATTAGAATTCTTATATATAAATCCTACAAATTCTTCCTATGTGGCAAAAAAAATAGAGGAACTCTTAAAAGAATTTCCTGATGAAGACTTAATTGAAATAGAAGTAGGAAAAGAACTTTCAAAACATATTAAATTTGATAGAGTCCAGATTAGTGAAAACCTAGCAAATAATGATTTTTCTGTAAAATTTAAGGACTTTTCAATAGAATCAAAGATTAAAGAAAAATTAAACCTCCTAAGAGAAGAAATTGAAAGAGAGATTAAAAAGTCTTCCTAAGTATAGAGTTATAGGGAAGGTTTCTGGAGTAAGAGGTCCCATAGTTGAAGCAAAATTGCCTAAAGTACACATTGGAGATTTTTGTACTATAGATAACACGATAGAAGCCGAAGTGGTTGGATTTAAAGAAGGAAAAACTCTCTTGATGGCTTATAGTGATACTACCGGTATTAGTTTAGGTAGTATCATCGAATCAAAAATCTCAGGTTTGAAAATAGGAGTTTCAGATAGTCTTTTAGGACTTGTGCTAGATCCTTTTGGAAATCCTATGAATGCAGAAAGTTTTGTACCTATTGACTTTGTTCCTTTAAAAGCTGAACCAATCAATCCAATGAAAAGAAAACGAATAAAAGAACCTCTTGATCTTGGTGTTAGAGCTATTAATGCATTACTTACTGTTGGTAAAGGACAAAGAATAGGAATATTTGCAGGTGCAGGTGTTGGAAAGAGTACACTTATGGGAATGATTTCTCGTTTTACAGAAGCAGACGTAAACGTTGTTGCTCTTATTGGAGAAAGAGGTAGAGAGGTTCGAGAGTTTATTGAAGATAATCTAGGAGAAGAAGGACTGAAAAAATCTGTTATAGTTGTTGCTACATCTGATCATCCTCCGCTTGCAAAAATAAGAGCTGCATTTACAGCCTGTGCAATTGCTGAATACTTTTCTTACAAAGGAAAAAATGTTTTATTGTTTGTAGATTCTCTTACAAGGTTAGCAATGGCACAAAGAGAAATAGGTCTTGCAGTAGGAGAACCTCCAACGTCAAAAGGTTATACTCCTTCTGTATTTTCTACAATGGCTAAACTTATAGAAAGAGCAGGTAACTTTACGGATGGAGGAAGTATTACTGGAATTTATACAGTTTTGGTTGAGGGAGATGATATTTCACTTGATCCTGTAGCAGATGCTGCAGTAGGTTTTTTAGATGGTCACATAATTCTTTCTCGTGAATTAGCCAATAGAAGAGTATTTCCTTCAATAGATATAATCAAGAGTATAAGTAGACTAACCCCTCAACTTGTTAACGAAGAAGTTCTAAAGTATCAATCTATTGTTCTAGACGTTGAAAGTACTTATCAAAACAATAGTGATGTTATTAACCTTGGTCTCTATAAGAAAGGAACATCTCCAAAAATAGATCTTGCTATCAAGGTCTATCCTGCTATTGAGAATTTCATAAAACAATCTTTTAACGAAAAAGTTACTTTCTCTCAAAGCTTGAAAGAACTAAAAAGTTTGGTAGAATATATAAAAATAGAGGGAGATCACTATGGCTATAGATGGAATAACAAGTGATTTTATCTATTCCGGAGATCAAAAACCCCAAGTTGTTGATGCAAACTACGACAATTCAAAAATGTCTCAAGAGGATTTTCTTAAAGTCCTTCTTGCTGATATTCAATGGCAAGATCCTCTCAACGCAAAAGATATTAGTGAGTTTATCAATAACGCTGTTAAACTACAAGAATTAGAAGTTTTAAACTCTTTTGAATCAAATATACAAACATTTGTTTCTACACTGCAATCGCAGTCTTTATTTTTTGCTTCTAATTTTATAGGAAAGCTAGTTGAATATGAAGGAAATCAAACGTATGTACAAAATGGTACAGGTTATGCTTCCTTTTCTTTGTCTTCTCCGGCTGATTCTGTAAAGGTTACAATACTTGATCATGAGGGTAATATCGTAGAAGAAAAAGTTTTTTCAAATCTTTCAGCTGGAGAAGAGTATCCTATTGAGATTAACAATCCTAATCTTACAGATGGCTATTATACTGTTTTTGTCGAAGCTACAAACCAAGGTGTTCCAGTTGATGCTACAGTAAAAAGCTTAGCTTATGTTAATCAGATAAGAAAAGATAAAGACGGTATATATGCTGTTACCGATGTTTCTTCAATACCTTTAGATAAAATTATCGGAATAGGAGGATAAAATGCTTCAATCTTTTTATACAGCTTTTACTGGATTAAATGCTGATAAAACCTGGCTTTCAGTAATTTCTGATAATATTGCAAATGTTAATACTGTTGGTTTTAAAAAAGAAAATGCTGTTTTTGAAGATCTTCTTGCGAGAAGCCTTACTACTTTTAAAAATGGAGCTCCTGTAAATCAGGAAATTGGTGGTGGTACCTTCATAAGTACTACTGTTAAAGATTTTAGCCAAGGAACCTTCATGAATACAAATAATCCTTTAGACTTAGCACTTGACGGTGAAGGTTTCTTCATGGTGAAAGATGAAACAGGTGTTACATACTACACAAGAAATGGAGAATTTAGACTAGATGCTAACGGTGATTTAATTAATATGTTAGGAATGAAAGTTCAGGGATGGATGCTTGATGAACAAGGTAATTTAGCAGGAGCAGTTGGAGCAATAAATATTCCTATGGATATGCCTCCAAAAGAAACTACAGAGATAAAATTCGAATCTCCTTCTAATTTAGATTCCCGTGTTGAGGATGCAACTAAAATGGAAAACGATAAAGCAGAAATCGGTAGTAATTTTTCTCACATAGGTTTTGATCCTTCTGAAGCAAATAGTTATTCATATATTAACACAGTTACTATATATGATTCTCTTGGCAATCCACACAGTTTATCCTATTACTTCCAAAAGGTAGATGGTAATACATGGAGAGTATACTCAACTGTTGATGGTGCTATTGTACCTATCAAACTAAAGTTTGCAGATAATACTATTAACGATAACCTATATTCCTACATTGAGTTTCAGTTCGATGACCAAGGAAAATTAATAACCGACTCCTTAAAAGCAGGATATCAGGTAAGTTATAAATATGATACTGATATAACGAAATCAGCAGGAGAGTTTGATGTTAGTGGACTAACTGCGGCTATTGGAAGTTTACATATTAAAAAGATCCAAAAGAATAATGACGAGTTTCTTGTTAACTTTCATGATAGTGGTGTGGTTAGAACAATTACTGTAGATGTGGGAGGTACCACAGAAACTCACTACATAGGAAATATCCTTGACAGTAATGGAAATATAGTTGGAGAAATAGATTACACTTCAGGAAAAATTACATTTGACGATGCGAGTATTGAAAAAATAACTTTGGATTATGTAGAACCTGTTTCTTCAGGTGCTACACTCACAGGAACTGTAGATAATCCTGTTAAATGTCCAATAACTACTTCCTATGACACAATGACGAGTCCTGATGTAAACAATAAAAATACAATTGATATCAGTTCTTTTTGGAATGATTTAAAACAAGTAGCTTCTGATTTCATCTTTTATGCTCAGCAGGATGGAAATA encodes:
- the fliF gene encoding flagellar basal-body MS-ring/collar protein FliF → MNIKEIQTKVQEIFKKNANPKNVILLLSALTLVSFLAFIAIKQSTTEDYAVLYTHLSPDDAGSILSVLQEEHIPYKVEGNGSIILVPKEKVYDIRLKLAAKGLPHGKVVGFELFDEPKLGITQFQENVEFLRALEGEIERTIKRINAIQDVKVNIALPKDSIFVRESEEPKASILVNLWPGRELTKEQVKAIVFLVSHAVPGLKPENVTVIDNRGRVLTDLLSGNEDETGSSKELEVKRKLEKEIERKIQSMLSQVLGSGKVVVRASVEIETGRLEKKEELYDPDMTAVVSERKIQEKETGIKPKEQGVPGTTTNVPPVLNLNQGNEILKKEKKDVTTNYDVSKTIQKTITPIFKIKRISVGVLVDGKYQKEKDKAGNEIIKFVPRSQEEIKTYEEIVKSAIGYDPKRGDTVTVASVPFEAKQFVQKEKSQKKFPWIYIAAGGGLLTLILVGIIALKLLKSKKTEPQQPEIPETLMAEMKARAEHKEELEELHIESDPLYIKIVEIAKEHPELVANVISKWIREEGISK
- a CDS encoding FliI/YscN family ATPase; the protein is MKERLKSLPKYRVIGKVSGVRGPIVEAKLPKVHIGDFCTIDNTIEAEVVGFKEGKTLLMAYSDTTGISLGSIIESKISGLKIGVSDSLLGLVLDPFGNPMNAESFVPIDFVPLKAEPINPMKRKRIKEPLDLGVRAINALLTVGKGQRIGIFAGAGVGKSTLMGMISRFTEADVNVVALIGERGREVREFIEDNLGEEGLKKSVIVVATSDHPPLAKIRAAFTACAIAEYFSYKGKNVLLFVDSLTRLAMAQREIGLAVGEPPTSKGYTPSVFSTMAKLIERAGNFTDGGSITGIYTVLVEGDDISLDPVADAAVGFLDGHIILSRELANRRVFPSIDIIKSISRLTPQLVNEEVLKYQSIVLDVESTYQNNSDVINLGLYKKGTSPKIDLAIKVYPAIENFIKQSFNEKVTFSQSLKELKSLVEYIKIEGDHYGYRWNNK
- a CDS encoding flagellar hook assembly protein FlgD; the encoded protein is MAIDGITSDFIYSGDQKPQVVDANYDNSKMSQEDFLKVLLADIQWQDPLNAKDISEFINNAVKLQELEVLNSFESNIQTFVSTLQSQSLFFASNFIGKLVEYEGNQTYVQNGTGYASFSLSSPADSVKVTILDHEGNIVEEKVFSNLSAGEEYPIEINNPNLTDGYYTVFVEATNQGVPVDATVKSLAYVNQIRKDKDGIYAVTDVSSIPLDKIIGIGG
- a CDS encoding flagellar hook protein FlgE; its protein translation is MLQSFYTAFTGLNADKTWLSVISDNIANVNTVGFKKENAVFEDLLARSLTTFKNGAPVNQEIGGGTFISTTVKDFSQGTFMNTNNPLDLALDGEGFFMVKDETGVTYYTRNGEFRLDANGDLINMLGMKVQGWMLDEQGNLAGAVGAINIPMDMPPKETTEIKFESPSNLDSRVEDATKMENDKAEIGSNFSHIGFDPSEANSYSYINTVTIYDSLGNPHSLSYYFQKVDGNTWRVYSTVDGAIVPIKLKFADNTINDNLYSYIEFQFDDQGKLITDSLKAGYQVSYKYDTDITKSAGEFDVSGLTAAIGSLHIKKIQKNNDEFLVNFHDSGVVRTITVDVGGTTETHYIGNILDSNGNIVGEIDYTSGKITFDDASIEKITLDYVEPVSSGATLTGTVDNPVKCPITTSYDTMTSPDVNNKNTIDISSFWNDLKQVASDFIFYAQQDGNSKGDIMSVAVSEDGTIRATYTNGKVKDIARLAVATFKDKEMLVRKGNWLYVPNVQTFTPVIMPGGVISKVRSGMLEMSNVDIASEFINLITAQRAYQANARVITTDDQILQETMNIKR